One region of Deltaproteobacteria bacterium genomic DNA includes:
- a CDS encoding TldD/PmbA family protein, which yields MSTSIERLEAWFREAAPAVSFCSLRYVSERSEHVSVRRGVVEPIASGDDAGVMITVADGGGLGYAGTCDLSRAGLQRALERAREWARRTEACAVTDFSAATLQEVRRGEYRTPVAFPWDSMPLPEKIDLLREQSERLHADPRIVDWDASLWHTETETLYLTADGTRVHQVLSHMIPGLGCTANDGSETASRTFGGRGFCRQGGLEVLEQTGFSEAAPVLAREALELLAAPNCPTDTMDLLLAPDQLILQIHESIGHPLELDRILGDERNYAGTSFVTPDMFGRYRYGSDLLNVTYDPSDPGQFASYGFDDEGLAARREHIIKDGILMRGLGGHLSQQRTGLAGVANSRATSWNRPPIDRMANLNLEPGDATFDDMVRSIEHGVYMQTNCSWSIDDSRNKFQFGCERGTLIRDGELREVVKKPNYRGISATFWRNLTHVGRPETREVLGTPFCGKGEPNQVIRVGHAAPACVFAGVQVFGGEG from the coding sequence GTGTCCACTTCGATTGAACGCCTTGAAGCATGGTTCCGGGAGGCCGCGCCCGCGGTGAGTTTCTGCTCGCTGCGCTACGTGAGCGAACGTTCCGAGCACGTTTCCGTGCGGCGCGGGGTGGTGGAGCCCATCGCGTCGGGAGATGACGCCGGCGTCATGATCACGGTGGCGGACGGCGGGGGCCTGGGCTACGCGGGCACGTGCGACCTGAGCCGCGCGGGGCTCCAACGCGCCCTGGAACGAGCCCGCGAATGGGCGCGGCGGACCGAGGCATGCGCCGTGACGGACTTCTCCGCCGCGACGCTTCAGGAGGTGCGCCGCGGTGAGTACCGCACGCCGGTGGCGTTTCCCTGGGACTCCATGCCGTTGCCCGAAAAGATCGATCTTTTGCGCGAACAAAGCGAGCGGCTGCACGCGGACCCGCGCATCGTCGACTGGGACGCCTCCCTGTGGCACACGGAGACCGAGACCCTTTACCTGACCGCGGACGGAACGCGCGTGCACCAGGTCCTGAGCCACATGATCCCGGGCCTGGGCTGCACGGCCAACGACGGCTCGGAGACCGCCAGCCGCACTTTCGGCGGCCGGGGCTTCTGCCGCCAGGGCGGCCTGGAGGTGCTGGAGCAGACGGGTTTCTCCGAGGCCGCGCCGGTGCTGGCGCGGGAAGCCCTGGAGTTGCTGGCGGCGCCCAACTGTCCCACGGACACCATGGACCTCCTGCTGGCCCCCGACCAGCTCATCCTCCAGATCCACGAGTCCATCGGCCATCCCCTGGAACTGGACCGCATCCTGGGCGACGAGCGCAACTACGCGGGCACGAGCTTCGTCACCCCGGACATGTTCGGGCGCTACCGCTACGGCTCGGATCTGTTGAACGTCACCTACGACCCCAGCGATCCGGGACAGTTCGCGAGCTACGGCTTCGACGACGAAGGGCTCGCGGCGCGGCGCGAGCACATCATCAAGGACGGCATCCTCATGCGTGGCCTGGGCGGCCACCTGTCCCAGCAGCGCACCGGGCTTGCGGGCGTGGCCAACTCCCGCGCCACGAGCTGGAACCGCCCGCCCATCGACCGCATGGCCAATCTCAACCTGGAGCCCGGTGACGCGACCTTCGACGACATGGTGCGTTCCATCGAGCACGGCGTCTACATGCAGACCAACTGTTCGTGGTCCATCGACGACTCGCGCAACAAGTTCCAGTTCGGCTGCGAGCGCGGCACCCTGATCCGTGACGGCGAACTGCGCGAGGTGGTGAAGAAGCCCAACTACCGCGGCATCTCCGCCACGTTCTGGCGCAACCTCACCCACGTGGGCCGGCCCGAGACCCGCGAGGTGCTGGGAACGCCGTTCTGCGGCAAAGGGGAGCCCAACCAGGTGATCCGGGTGGGCCATGCCGCGCCCGCGTGCGTGTTCGCCGGCGTGCAGGTGTTCGGCGGCGAAGGCTGA
- a CDS encoding metallopeptidase TldD-related protein, protein MQDYFYELADFAETLLPAQEVLLLGFSGEESSFVRFNRSAVRQAGAVEQRQLALHLIGEGRRVGTHLTASGDAALDRERVRKALDAARERLAVVPEDPYLHYATKVRSTESVQPNRLPEDEGQVVDAIVKAGEGRDLVGIYMAGGIHRGFANSLGQRNWFSTYSHHFDWSFHLDGDKAVKCAYAGFVWNPAEFEEKMAQAKAELEALRRPPRTLEPGRYRVYLAPQALEEVVGLLRWGGFGLGARRTRRTPLLRMVTDGAVLDPSVRMVEDTRGGLSAGFDEAGFLKPDRVTLIEGGELRDPLVSARAAKEYDVPANGASRRESPESLAMAGGTIPRRDVLAALGTGIFINNLWYLNYSDRDACRMTGMTRFAAFWVENGELRAPVNVMRFDETLYRMLGDNLVGLTREVELLPDVNSYGGRSTRSLRLPGAVVDDFALTL, encoded by the coding sequence ATGCAGGATTACTTCTACGAACTGGCGGATTTCGCCGAAACGCTGCTGCCGGCCCAGGAGGTGCTGCTCCTGGGTTTCTCCGGGGAGGAGTCGAGCTTCGTGCGCTTCAACCGGAGCGCGGTGCGCCAGGCCGGAGCAGTGGAACAGCGCCAGCTTGCGCTCCATCTGATCGGCGAGGGACGGAGAGTCGGCACGCACCTTACGGCGTCCGGCGACGCCGCGCTTGACCGGGAACGCGTGCGCAAGGCGCTGGACGCCGCGCGCGAGCGGCTGGCCGTCGTTCCGGAAGATCCCTACCTGCACTACGCGACGAAGGTCCGTTCCACGGAGAGCGTGCAGCCCAACCGCCTGCCCGAGGACGAGGGGCAGGTGGTGGACGCCATCGTGAAGGCGGGGGAGGGGCGGGACCTGGTGGGCATCTACATGGCCGGGGGGATTCACCGGGGTTTCGCCAACTCGTTGGGCCAGCGCAACTGGTTCTCCACCTACAGCCATCACTTCGACTGGAGCTTCCATCTGGACGGCGACAAGGCTGTCAAGTGCGCCTACGCCGGGTTCGTGTGGAATCCCGCGGAGTTCGAGGAAAAGATGGCGCAGGCCAAGGCCGAGCTGGAGGCCTTGCGCCGGCCCCCGCGGACTCTGGAGCCCGGACGCTACCGCGTGTACCTGGCGCCCCAGGCACTGGAGGAGGTGGTCGGCCTGCTGCGCTGGGGCGGTTTCGGGCTGGGCGCCCGGCGCACGCGCCGGACGCCGCTGTTGCGCATGGTCACGGACGGCGCCGTCCTCGACCCTTCGGTGCGCATGGTGGAGGACACGCGCGGAGGACTGAGCGCGGGGTTCGACGAGGCCGGCTTCCTCAAGCCGGACCGGGTGACCCTCATCGAGGGGGGAGAGCTGCGCGATCCGCTGGTGTCGGCGCGGGCGGCGAAAGAATACGACGTTCCGGCCAATGGAGCGAGCCGGCGCGAGTCGCCGGAGTCCCTGGCCATGGCAGGCGGCACGATCCCGCGCCGGGACGTGCTCGCCGCGCTGGGCACCGGCATCTTCATCAACAACCTGTGGTACCTGAACTACTCCGACAGGGACGCCTGCCGCATGACCGGCATGACCCGCTTCGCCGCCTTCTGGGTGGAGAACGGGGAACTGCGGGCCCCGGTCAATGTCATGCGTTTCGACGAGACGCTTTACCGGATGCTGGGCGACAACCTCGTGGGCCTGACCCGTGAAGTGGAGTTGCTTCCCGATGTCAACTCCTACGGCGGCCGCTCCACCCGGAGCCTGCGCCTGCCCGGGGCGGTGGTGGACGACTTCGCGTTGACGCTGTAG
- a CDS encoding NUDIX hydrolase, which produces MNYCSACAAPVEFRIPDGDNMPRHVCGSCNTIHYTNPKIVVGCIPEWGDTILLCRRAIEPRYGYWTLPAGFLEDYETTIEGAARETREEALADVDIAELYTLINLPQINQVYVMFRGSLRERKFGAGEESLEVRLCREEDIPWDEIAFPVVEQTLKLYFRDRRRGRFGTYTGDITRPANKWRDYQVRYLNGNGG; this is translated from the coding sequence ATGAACTATTGCAGTGCCTGTGCCGCCCCCGTGGAGTTCCGCATTCCGGATGGGGACAACATGCCCCGTCACGTGTGCGGCTCCTGCAACACCATCCATTACACGAATCCGAAAATCGTGGTGGGCTGCATCCCCGAGTGGGGCGACACCATCCTGCTGTGCCGGCGCGCCATCGAGCCCCGCTACGGCTACTGGACCCTGCCCGCGGGCTTCCTCGAGGACTACGAGACCACCATCGAGGGCGCCGCCCGCGAGACCCGCGAGGAAGCGTTGGCGGACGTCGACATCGCGGAACTCTACACCCTCATCAACCTGCCCCAGATCAACCAGGTCTACGTGATGTTCCGCGGCAGCCTGCGGGAGCGCAAGTTCGGCGCCGGCGAAGAGAGCCTCGAGGTGCGCCTGTGCCGGGAGGAAGACATTCCCTGGGACGAGATCGCGTTTCCCGTGGTCGAGCAGACCCTGAAGCTCTATTTCCGCGACCGCCGGCGCGGCCGCTTCGGCACCTACACGGGCGACATCACCCGTCCGGCGAACAAGTGGAGGGACTACCAGGTGCGGTATCTCAACGGGAACGGCGGCTGA
- a CDS encoding TerB family tellurite resistance protein, with amino-acid sequence MLAAIQRFFVNQIDPGHRDVRESDQHRLQVATGALLVEMMRTDVECTEGERAVVLGALRDKFDLTEEETRQLMELAEAEADDAIDHYQFTSLIKTGFSEEQKRKVVEYLWAVAYADANVDKHEEYLVRKIANLIGVSHKEFIEAKLRVRDGGLQ; translated from the coding sequence ATGCTCGCGGCCATCCAGCGGTTCTTCGTGAACCAGATCGACCCAGGGCACCGCGATGTGCGCGAGTCGGACCAGCACCGGCTCCAGGTGGCCACCGGCGCCCTTCTCGTGGAGATGATGCGCACCGACGTCGAGTGCACGGAGGGCGAGCGCGCCGTCGTTCTCGGCGCCCTCCGGGACAAATTCGATCTCACCGAAGAGGAAACCCGCCAGTTGATGGAACTGGCCGAGGCGGAGGCCGACGACGCCATCGACCACTACCAGTTCACCTCGCTCATCAAGACCGGCTTCTCCGAGGAGCAGAAGCGGAAGGTCGTGGAGTACCTCTGGGCCGTCGCCTACGCCGACGCCAACGTCGACAAGCACGAGGAGTACCTGGTCCGCAAGATCGCCAACCTCATCGGCGTCTCGCACAAGGAATTCATCGAAGCGAAGCTGCGGGTGCGGGACGGCGGACTCCAGTAG
- a CDS encoding 4,5-dioxygenase, whose product MAQEATEISGYHAHVYYDPDTREVAGRVREGLGDRFDVVLGRWHDVPVGPHPKAMYQVAFAPGEFARVVPWLLLNREGLDILIHPSTGEHVGDHRDRSLWLGTRLPLRLGKLS is encoded by the coding sequence ATGGCGCAAGAGGCAACCGAAATCTCCGGCTATCACGCCCACGTCTACTACGACCCCGACACCAGGGAGGTGGCGGGGCGTGTCCGCGAAGGGCTTGGCGACCGTTTCGACGTCGTCCTGGGCCGCTGGCACGACGTCCCCGTGGGTCCCCATCCCAAGGCCATGTACCAGGTCGCCTTCGCCCCCGGCGAGTTCGCCAGGGTGGTCCCGTGGCTCTTGCTCAACCGCGAAGGCCTCGACATCCTGATCCACCCCAGCACCGGCGAGCACGTGGGCGACCACCGTGACAGGTCGCTGTGGCTGGGAACACGGCTGCCGCTGCGGCTGGGGAAGCTGAGCTGA
- a CDS encoding VOC family protein, which yields MKSNGYDRKADDLGNIVGLEHVNVTIPDQSTAVTFYVLGLGLTRDPYMNVGLNNMWVNVGGQQFHLPTRGTQKIPGYIGLVLSDLEALKRRLAVVEPDLKGTRFKWREAADHVAVTGPWGNRFRCHAPGPEFGDMTIGMPYLEFLTRPGTARSIGKFYKTVLQAPVVYKTGRARVKVGRNQSLIFTETDGRIPKFDGHHIAIYIANHSRAHEFLLRRDLIMEESNAHQYRFKDIVDPTTGEKAFELEHEVRSLYHPMVGRVMVNRNAGQTQRNYMPGQDAYYP from the coding sequence ATGAAGAGCAACGGTTACGATCGCAAGGCGGACGACCTCGGCAACATCGTCGGGCTTGAACACGTGAACGTTACCATACCCGACCAGTCCACGGCCGTGACGTTCTACGTCCTGGGCCTCGGCCTGACCCGCGACCCCTACATGAACGTCGGTCTGAACAACATGTGGGTCAACGTCGGCGGCCAGCAGTTCCATCTGCCCACCCGCGGGACCCAGAAGATTCCCGGCTACATCGGACTGGTCCTCTCCGACCTGGAGGCGCTGAAGCGCCGCCTGGCTGTGGTGGAGCCGGACCTCAAGGGGACCCGCTTCAAGTGGCGCGAGGCTGCCGACCACGTGGCGGTGACCGGTCCTTGGGGCAACCGGTTCCGTTGCCATGCCCCCGGACCGGAGTTCGGCGACATGACCATCGGCATGCCCTACTTGGAGTTTCTCACCCGCCCGGGCACCGCCCGCTCCATCGGCAAGTTCTACAAGACCGTGCTGCAGGCCCCGGTGGTCTACAAGACCGGCAGGGCGCGGGTGAAAGTAGGCCGCAACCAGAGCCTGATCTTCACCGAGACCGACGGCAGGATCCCCAAGTTCGACGGCCACCACATCGCCATCTACATCGCGAACCATTCTCGCGCCCATGAGTTCCTGCTGCGACGGGACCTCATCATGGAAGAGAGCAACGCGCACCAGTACCGCTTCAAGGACATCGTCGACCCGACGACGGGCGAGAAGGCCTTCGAGCTGGAGCACGAAGTGCGGAGCCTCTACCACCCCATGGTCGGCCGCGTCATGGTGAACCGGAACGCCGGGCAGACCCAGCGGAACTACATGCCCGGACAGGACGCGTATTACCCATAG
- a CDS encoding GMC family oxidoreductase N-terminal domain-containing protein codes for MANEYDVILVGGGSAGCAAAARLSEDPNRKVLLLEAGPDPLPIPELVAQAAGRVRLLLETPYINMYPSERRVDGSTFYSLAGKIMGGGSSVNVMSVIRPIKADMDAWAAAGNPSWSWEHVLPVLKRLENDQDNPDSSDHGHGGPLYFERHYLFGQEVPRAVQVFMDAARELGLPQGDVNDPNPWGLCTSPYNIKDGMRQSTTVAYLEAARGRPNLTVIAEAPVVSLSLSGNRVTGVNYEKDGQRHTAAGTEVVLTAGAFHSPHIMMLSGIGPAAELERHGIEVLHDRPGVGENYQDHAMLHMSFEGRGGFDVDWVVPPFRLITKSDPSRETGDFHVFMRPPTVLEGVGRTVNISAALLEQRNRGRVFLQSADPHELPGVDARMLEHPDDVAAVVATMEFLDLLTQTGDMPEFYGPPIQPKRGEDWGRWARSTLDSYHHAAGTCLMGPASDPMTVVDEQLRVHGIDNLRVADASIMPTVTHANTNVTCMMIGERVADFIKGS; via the coding sequence ATGGCAAACGAATACGATGTGATTCTGGTAGGCGGCGGCTCGGCGGGCTGTGCGGCGGCGGCGCGTCTTTCGGAGGATCCGAACCGGAAGGTGCTCCTGCTGGAAGCGGGTCCCGATCCGCTGCCCATCCCGGAGTTGGTGGCGCAGGCGGCCGGGAGGGTGCGGCTGCTGCTGGAGACGCCCTACATCAACATGTATCCCTCGGAACGCAGGGTCGACGGCAGCACCTTCTATTCCCTGGCCGGGAAGATCATGGGCGGCGGTTCCTCGGTGAACGTGATGTCGGTCATCCGCCCCATCAAGGCGGACATGGACGCGTGGGCCGCGGCCGGGAACCCTTCGTGGTCGTGGGAGCACGTCCTGCCGGTCCTGAAACGCCTCGAGAACGACCAGGACAACCCGGACAGCTCCGATCACGGTCACGGCGGGCCGCTCTACTTCGAGCGACACTACCTCTTCGGCCAGGAGGTCCCCAGGGCGGTGCAGGTGTTCATGGATGCGGCCCGCGAACTCGGGCTGCCGCAAGGCGACGTCAACGACCCCAATCCCTGGGGACTTTGCACGTCCCCCTACAACATCAAGGACGGCATGCGGCAGTCCACCACGGTTGCATACCTGGAGGCAGCCCGGGGCCGGCCCAATCTCACCGTCATCGCCGAGGCTCCGGTGGTCTCGCTTTCCCTGTCGGGCAACCGCGTCACGGGGGTGAACTACGAGAAGGACGGACAGCGGCACACCGCGGCGGGCACCGAGGTGGTGCTTACCGCCGGCGCGTTCCACAGCCCCCACATCATGATGCTCTCCGGCATCGGACCGGCGGCGGAGCTGGAGCGGCACGGCATCGAGGTGCTCCACGACCGCCCCGGCGTGGGCGAGAACTACCAGGACCACGCCATGCTGCACATGAGCTTCGAGGGGCGCGGCGGCTTCGACGTGGACTGGGTGGTGCCGCCCTTCCGGCTGATCACCAAGAGCGACCCGTCACGGGAGACCGGCGATTTCCACGTCTTCATGCGGCCGCCCACCGTGCTGGAGGGTGTGGGCCGGACGGTGAACATCTCCGCGGCGTTGCTGGAGCAGCGCAACCGCGGCCGGGTCTTCCTCCAGAGCGCGGACCCGCATGAGTTGCCGGGGGTGGACGCACGGATGCTGGAGCATCCGGACGATGTCGCGGCCGTGGTGGCGACCATGGAGTTCCTGGACTTGCTGACCCAGACCGGCGACATGCCCGAGTTCTACGGTCCGCCGATTCAACCCAAGCGCGGCGAGGACTGGGGCCGGTGGGCGCGCTCGACGCTCGACAGCTACCACCACGCCGCCGGCACCTGTCTCATGGGTCCCGCGTCCGACCCCATGACCGTGGTGGACGAGCAGCTACGGGTTCACGGCATCGACAACCTGCGGGTGGCCGACGCCTCCATCATGCCCACGGTCACCCATGCAAACACCAACGTCACCTGCATGATGATCGGCGAGCGAGTGGCGGATTTCATCAAGGGGAGCTGA
- a CDS encoding Ku protein: MAARAISSGTISFGLVSIPIKLYTAASSGGIAFNFLHNKCGSRMKQQQFCPVCEEVVQRSDLVRGYEFTKNQYVRFENDELKALEEETSKVIELEEFVPLAKVDPVYFEKTYYLGPDKGGDKPYRLLADAMAESNHVALAKYVMRGKEGLVLIRAVRGGLMLHTMYYADEVRDFDEIDRGQTVQIKDGERDLAVRLINELVRKEFHPENYHDEYKERVLRLVEQKVEGKEVTALEPQVRQSQVVDLMEALKASLEQHDGAAKSKARPARAAARTPKAPAAEAGITFEEFQTAVGESGLEVGAAELKRSFNGLASLKKRKKLAAGDVRAKVVNLRKDLEVVRSDPDLFGSAPKKLKAARIPLTGRDWERY; the protein is encoded by the coding sequence ATGGCAGCACGCGCCATCAGTTCCGGGACAATTTCCTTCGGCTTGGTATCGATCCCCATCAAGCTCTACACCGCGGCGTCGTCCGGCGGCATCGCGTTCAACTTCCTGCACAACAAGTGCGGATCGCGCATGAAGCAGCAGCAGTTCTGCCCGGTGTGCGAGGAGGTGGTGCAACGTTCGGACCTGGTGCGCGGCTACGAGTTCACCAAGAACCAGTACGTGCGCTTCGAGAACGACGAGCTCAAGGCCCTCGAGGAAGAGACCTCCAAGGTCATCGAGCTGGAAGAGTTCGTGCCGCTGGCAAAGGTCGACCCGGTCTACTTCGAGAAGACCTACTACCTCGGCCCCGACAAGGGCGGCGACAAGCCCTACCGCCTGCTGGCCGACGCCATGGCTGAGTCCAACCACGTGGCGCTCGCCAAGTACGTGATGCGCGGCAAGGAGGGGCTGGTGCTGATCCGCGCGGTGCGGGGCGGGCTCATGCTGCACACCATGTATTACGCGGACGAGGTGCGCGACTTCGACGAGATCGACCGGGGCCAGACGGTGCAGATCAAGGACGGCGAGCGGGATCTGGCGGTGCGCCTCATCAACGAACTGGTGCGCAAGGAGTTCCATCCGGAGAACTACCACGACGAGTACAAGGAACGGGTGCTGCGCCTGGTGGAGCAGAAGGTGGAGGGGAAGGAAGTCACGGCGCTGGAGCCGCAGGTGCGCCAGAGCCAGGTGGTGGACCTGATGGAAGCCCTCAAAGCGAGCCTGGAGCAGCACGACGGTGCGGCCAAGTCCAAGGCCAGGCCGGCGCGCGCGGCCGCGCGGACGCCCAAGGCGCCGGCGGCGGAGGCCGGAATCACTTTCGAGGAGTTCCAGACGGCGGTGGGCGAGTCCGGTCTGGAGGTGGGGGCCGCCGAGTTGAAACGCAGCTTCAACGGTCTCGCATCCCTCAAGAAGCGCAAGAAGCTTGCCGCCGGCGACGTGCGCGCCAAGGTGGTGAACCTGCGCAAGGACCTGGAGGTCGTCCGCTCCGACCCGGACCTCTTCGGCAGCGCGCCCAAGAAGCTCAAGGCCGCCCGCATCCCTCTGACCGGGCGCGACTGGGAACGCTACTGA
- the ligD gene encoding DNA ligase D, whose product MAAPLDEYRRKRDPERTPEAFGGQGVSRGGLFVVQQHAARAMHYDLRLEMGGVLKSWAVPKGPSVRSHEKRLAVHVEDHPIEYADFEGVIPRDNYGAGAVILWDQGTYRLLHASDPLDQLAQGTLEFELRGYKLRGVWMLVRMGRGDKEWLLFSKDGAEAGVEPVEALPASILSGLTVEERKDPRSRLARLDRTLKRFKAPAAGNARKPRPMLASLGTAPFSDPGWVFEIKYDGVRILARRRDGAVTLFGRKGDDVTRRYPEIVHALSKTAPTDFLIDGEVVAMGENGRPSFQRLQPRMHLTNRFDIEQGARTVPVRGFFFDCLEAAGRDLRALPLTQRKQCLSMFVPERGVVVYTEHIPERGEDFYHAASANRVEGIIAKRADSRYSAGRSRDWLKFKCRKRQEFVIGGYTRPGGSRPHFGALHLGLYRQGALEYVSKVGTGFDQGTLRAVHQRLIALERDDSPFAAGSPAGTGHRWVRPRLVCEVEFADWTDDGGLRHPSFMGLRDDKAPEDCRREDPPETPAGAPAERPAEAPAATTAPRRRPAPPKLALTNPDKVFWPEDGYTKSDLIDYYTAIAPLLLPYLRDRPLVLTRFPDGIHGKSFFQKDAPDFVPDWIATRRIYSKDAERDIDFFIVNDTDSLRYVANLGTIPLHIWGSRLDSLEYPDWLVLDLDPKGAPFTHVVRVAREIKRILDRLGVSAWVKTSGATGLHLLVPMGRRYLYEQCRTFARLLAMAGEQALPDIATVQRPLRARDGKVYIDFGQNGYGRTIAAPFSLRPLPGAPVSCPLRWTEVTARLDPGRFTIKTAVQRFARKADPLLPVVDGPGIDIAAALGRMEKLFGKKA is encoded by the coding sequence ATGGCCGCGCCGCTGGATGAATACCGGCGCAAGCGCGATCCCGAGCGCACCCCGGAGGCCTTCGGCGGCCAAGGCGTCTCCCGCGGCGGCCTGTTCGTGGTGCAGCAGCACGCCGCCCGGGCGATGCACTACGACCTGCGCCTGGAGATGGGCGGCGTCCTCAAGAGCTGGGCCGTTCCCAAGGGCCCGTCGGTGCGTTCCCACGAGAAGCGCCTCGCGGTGCATGTGGAAGACCACCCCATCGAGTACGCCGACTTCGAGGGTGTGATCCCCAGGGACAACTACGGCGCCGGCGCCGTCATCCTGTGGGACCAGGGCACCTACCGCCTCCTGCACGCGTCCGATCCCCTCGACCAGCTCGCCCAAGGCACGTTGGAGTTCGAGCTCCGGGGCTACAAGCTGCGCGGGGTGTGGATGCTCGTGCGCATGGGACGCGGCGACAAGGAGTGGCTGCTGTTCAGCAAGGATGGAGCCGAGGCGGGCGTGGAGCCGGTGGAGGCGTTGCCCGCCTCCATCCTGTCCGGCCTCACCGTGGAGGAACGGAAGGACCCGCGTTCGCGGCTTGCGCGCCTTGATCGGACACTGAAGCGTTTCAAGGCGCCGGCGGCAGGGAACGCGCGCAAGCCGAGACCGATGCTGGCCTCCCTCGGCACGGCCCCTTTCTCGGATCCCGGATGGGTCTTCGAGATCAAGTACGACGGCGTCCGCATCCTCGCCCGGCGCCGCGACGGCGCGGTTACGCTCTTCGGCCGCAAGGGCGACGACGTGACGCGGCGCTATCCGGAGATCGTCCACGCATTGAGCAAGACCGCTCCCACCGACTTCCTGATCGACGGCGAGGTCGTCGCCATGGGCGAGAACGGCCGGCCGAGCTTCCAGCGCCTGCAACCGCGCATGCACCTGACCAACCGGTTCGACATCGAGCAGGGGGCGCGGACGGTGCCCGTGCGCGGTTTCTTCTTCGATTGCCTGGAGGCCGCCGGCAGGGACTTGCGCGCCCTCCCCTTGACTCAGAGGAAACAGTGCCTTTCGATGTTCGTGCCGGAGCGCGGCGTGGTCGTGTACACGGAGCACATCCCGGAGCGCGGTGAGGATTTCTATCACGCCGCCTCGGCGAACCGCGTGGAAGGGATCATCGCCAAGCGCGCGGACAGCCGTTACAGTGCCGGCCGCTCGCGCGATTGGCTGAAGTTCAAGTGCCGAAAACGCCAGGAGTTCGTCATCGGCGGCTACACCAGGCCGGGCGGCTCTCGGCCGCACTTCGGCGCACTCCACCTGGGGCTCTACCGCCAAGGCGCGCTGGAGTACGTCTCCAAGGTGGGCACGGGCTTCGACCAGGGAACTCTCCGCGCCGTGCACCAGAGGCTCATAGCGCTCGAGCGTGACGACTCCCCTTTTGCCGCGGGATCGCCCGCGGGCACCGGACACCGCTGGGTGCGGCCGCGGCTCGTCTGCGAGGTGGAGTTTGCCGATTGGACGGATGATGGTGGCCTGCGCCACCCGTCGTTCATGGGCCTGCGCGACGACAAGGCGCCGGAGGATTGCCGCCGGGAAGACCCGCCGGAAACACCGGCCGGCGCGCCCGCCGAACGACCGGCCGAAGCGCCGGCGGCAACCACCGCTCCGCGGCGCCGTCCCGCCCCGCCCAAACTGGCTCTCACCAACCCGGACAAGGTGTTCTGGCCCGAGGACGGCTACACCAAGAGCGACCTCATCGACTATTACACGGCCATCGCGCCGTTGCTGCTGCCGTACCTCCGGGACCGTCCGCTGGTGCTGACGCGTTTCCCGGACGGCATTCACGGCAAGTCGTTCTTCCAGAAGGACGCGCCCGATTTCGTGCCCGACTGGATCGCCACCCGTCGCATCTACTCCAAGGACGCCGAGCGCGACATCGACTTCTTCATCGTCAACGACACGGACAGCCTGCGCTACGTGGCCAACCTCGGCACGATCCCGCTGCATATCTGGGGCAGCCGGCTCGATTCACTCGAATACCCCGACTGGCTGGTACTGGACCTGGACCCCAAGGGAGCCCCGTTCACACACGTGGTGCGGGTCGCGCGCGAGATCAAACGCATCCTGGACAGACTGGGAGTGAGCGCGTGGGTCAAGACATCGGGCGCCACCGGGCTCCATCTGCTGGTGCCCATGGGACGGCGGTACCTCTACGAGCAATGCCGCACCTTCGCCCGCCTCCTGGCCATGGCCGGCGAGCAGGCGCTCCCCGACATCGCCACCGTGCAAAGGCCGCTCCGCGCCCGCGACGGCAAGGTCTACATCGACTTCGGCCAGAACGGCTACGGCCGCACCATCGCCGCGCCGTTCTCGCTGCGGCCGCTGCCGGGCGCGCCCGTCTCCTGCCCGCTCCGTTGGACCGAGGTGACCGCAAGGCTCGATCCCGGACGCTTCACGATCAAGACGGCAGTACAACGATTCGCGCGCAAAGCCGACCCGCTTCTGCCGGTAGTGGACGGACCCGGGATCGACATCGCCGCAGCCCTCGGACGCATGGAAAAGCTTTTTGGCAAGAAGGCGTAG